The Coffea arabica cultivar ET-39 chromosome 2c, Coffea Arabica ET-39 HiFi, whole genome shotgun sequence genome includes the window ATATTTTAAAGAAACACAGTAATGAATAATGAATGCAAATGATGTAATAGAAGTATTGTCGTCCACGTGTCATACTAAACTCAAAATGAGGTAATTTTAGTTATAGGTATTAGATGATGGGGCCTTAATGAAGTTATCTTAAGGGACATTATCATGATTTATAAAATGATTAGTAAATGAGGTTTATATGAAGATCAAAGCATGGTAAGAAACATAAATTCATGAGTAATGAGGATTGTAGAATCTAGATGATATAAATTCCCTATTAAGTTCTGGTCGGTTATATTTTGTTGTCTTTGCTAGTTGCATCAGTACCTAACTTCTTTCACTTTCTGTTCAGATCATGAAGAGAAGACAACTCACATTAAGTTTCTTCTGTCAAATGCTGAAGCTGGGTCTGTCATAGGGAAAGGTGGCTCAACCATAAATGATTTCCAGACGCAGTCTGGAGCACGAATTCAACTATCAcgcaattttgaattttttcctgGGACATCCGATAGGATTGTTATGGTATCTggattaattgatgatgttctcAAGGCAGTCGATCTTATCCTGTCTAAATTGCTGGATGAGGTGATCTGAGTTACTTAATATTTGTTTCAGAAATTGTTTGAGGTTGAATGTGAAACATAAATATCTTTTCTTATGCAGTTTTATGTTGAAGAAGGCGGAGAAGATCCCCGATTTAAAGTTAGGCTGGTTGTTCCAAATGGCTGTTGTGGTGGAATAATTGGAAAGGGAGGCTCTATTATAAAGTATGGAATACTCCTCATTTCGTTGTTGTTGCTATTCTCTGTGTTTGAAGCATTTTCATTGGGAAGTTTCTCGTGGTCACATTTATTAAGAGCATTGTTATGTCAGAAATTGTGTAATGTAAGTGAGAAATTGGTGATTGACTTGTATCTTGACTTAAAAAATGATAGAGATGTTCCCGATGGAGCAAGTGCTCCATGTCATATTATTCAGTAGTTTGTTATCACAGTGCATTGGTAGTTTAAATTTCTCTGATAACATTGACATTCATAGTTTTATCTCATCTGGTCTATAATTTTCATTAGCTAATCAGACAACTGGGGCTCTAAAAGGATAGTATTTAGCAGTTCACTCAATTCAGCAGTGACTGGAGTTCTGGAAATATTGCTGCAAATTAATGTAGCTTTTGGTTATCAATAATCTTAGAGACTTGGCATCTCCAAGATGGACTGTCCATCTAACACATGCATGCGATAATACATTATTGGCATAGGATAAAACAATTTGcatggttttgattcatttaCTATTTGAATTATGAATTTGGTGCTTCAGGGAAGAAACACCCCCgccgggggggggggtggggtttGGAGTTTGCATCTAGGTTCAAACTTCCCTTTTTATTTGATAGAATTtatgaataaaatatgactgggttttaaaaaataatatcaaaatCTCGCTGCTATTCTATTCTATTTTCCTGTGTGAATGTGAATTTTCTGTAGATATGGACATCGGTATAGATACTAATAGTCTAGGGATAGATATTTGCAATCACTATAGGGTCTTGGCTTTGTAGCATTACCCAAATCTAAGTGAAAAAGCAGTTGAAAAAATTAAGGAGGAGCTCATAAATTGTAGAAGAAGTATTTCATGCAACTCTTTTTGTGCACAGAGACAAGTGTGTTTTGAGGCAAAGATTGTACCACTTTTATGGCACCATTGCTAATACTCATTAGATGATTTTAGTATCACATTTCTTAAAACATTCTGGCTTGATTTGTTTTTAGGTCACTTATTGAAGATTCTCATGCCGGCATCAAAATATCCCCTCTAGATAATAGTTACCCTGGCCTATATGATAGGCTAGTAACAGTAAATGGCACTCTAAGGGAACAGATGCGGGCGATTGAGTTGATTCTGTTGAAGTTGGCAGAAGACCTCCATTATGTACAATCTGTCAGTGCACCATTTCCGTATCCAGGTACTGATAGTCTGCTGAGAAGACAATCTTTGTCTAAGATTTAAGTAGATCTACTAGTAGTTGCTCATTCTCATTGCATGTTTTTTTCTTCTCAgtcatttatttttgaaaattatttcttttttgcaaAGTTTTTCCAAAATGGTTTCCTGTGGATTTAAAGGAATTGTAAGTGATTCACTTGTTTTGTTACAAAGAACTTTTGGGGTTGTTTGAAGTCTCTAAAGAGAATGAAATCCTAGAATAAAAAACATCCTATAAGTGCTTGTTTGGGAGTGTGTGGCTTTTTAGTGGTTTTTGAAAGCTCCAACAAGGAGCTTCTCCGGAAGCAAATAATTTATCCAAAGAGTAACTATGATTTTCAGCTGAATACCTGTAGAAGAACCTTTGGAAAAGAAGAGCGCTTCTAGCAAGAAACACCATACTTCCAAATGGTCTCTAAATTAGCTTAGACTGCTCATTTGAAGTCTGTATTGTCTGGAAACAGCTCTATGGTTGGATGaagtaaaaaattttggaaaagggTATTTTTTACTCGTAGGTTATTGCAATCACCTAACTAAAAACAGTTTTGGTGCAAGCCAATCTATATCAGGTTCCTTGCTTATTGATTATAGGCATCACCAACAGCTTGGCTCATGCTTCAGATCATTGTACTGGTAGGAAGGCTTCAGGATCAAAGTAACTTGTATTAAGCGGACTTAGTTTCTTTCTTTGCTCAAAATATACTTTTTTTGGGAATAGATGCTTGATTCAAACTGAAGTTTTACAAGGAAATGCCAAGTTTGtgtttctttaatttgtttcctttttgaAGCCAACACATCAGCTGTTCTTTAAGTTCTGTGAGTTCTCCTTCTACCTGTTACCTTCTGGAAATTTTAAAAGGTTGTTTCTTTTAATGTACTTGCATATGCCTTTTTTGGCTTACATTGTGGTTTCTACATGCTGGATACATTAGAACATCGTCATGGACGGCAATTTAGCAATTTTTTTGAAGTCAAGGGCGATGAGGTCTTTTTTCCTGTCTCTGTTCGTGCACTGCTTTAGGTGGTTGAGGTTGTTATATGTTCACGAAATTAACTGTCAGGGATTTTAAAGATATCCTCTTAATTTTATTTCTAGGAAGTTAATGGCCTTTGCAGTGTACTTTGTTCTTTTATACGATCTGATGTATTTGGAATAATTGACATCTGATGCTACGTTCATTAGATACTAGATTCTTGACTTTGACGATATCAATTTGAAGGTGTAGTCAACCTATTCCTTTGGTTTTTTGGATGGTTTCAGTAGTAGGCTACAATGGAATGAACTATGCATCAAATGGAGTTGGAGGGAAATTTCAGAATGCCAGGTCTCAGAATAAGGTTGGCCTCTTGAGTTATATTCTGTTGTCCATCTCTTGCATCTTGGTGcctttttttgttaaaaaaactaCCTTATGCTCCACACTTTCTCTGTCAGATTAAAGTCATGATTTCTCAGAACCCCACTGTGCAGATGCTTTTGTGTATATTCTTTTCGTTAGTCGCTTCCCGACTTTGAACTTAATAAGTTACAGAACTGTAGATTTTTCTATATGGCTTACTTTATCAATGTACTTGTTTCTTTCCATTACCATATTCTTTTAACTGTGTACTTTGTGTttttttctaggttcattttatTTACAATCCAAGTTTGCGAAAAACATAaagattcatttttttaataagcAATGGCAGTGCCTGAACATACCTAGCATGACCATTAGCTCAGGAAGATTGATAATAAGATAAAACTAAGAATGTCAGGCAACAACATGTAACAGTTGTTGAGAATTAATTTAGATATGTGTAATTGTACACGGGACAAGTGTGGTTCTTAACCTTTTGAGTGGCGGCCCCTTTGACACCCTCCCTTTGCTGGCAAGGATACAGCTTCTACTCTAGAGGAGCTCATGTTCTTTGATGCAAAGCATGACGGCGATCTGCTTCTTTTTCTAAACTTACTTTTTGTTTATAGCTACAcagtttcttgtttttcttagtTTGGCTGACCATATGTCATTCTATAATCAGCAGGAGGAGAGGAGTAATTCTGTAACAATTGGTGTTGCAGATGAGCATATAGGGTTAGTTGTTGGCAGGggtggaaggaatatttttgaaattagTCAGGTAGAaattcctcattctttcttttgtcttttgtctTGCTGATTATGCAGAAAGTTTCTCCTGATTTGACAATTGTGAGGCAGCTTACTAAATGGACTCCTAACTTTGCAGCTTAGCGGGGCAAGAATTAAAATTTCTGAAAGGGGTGATTTCATGTCTGGGACATCTGATAGGtatgaatggttcacttttgtTGATGTTGGGTCAGTTCTGCTACTTGGGAAGTTTTAAAGCTTTTGTCCTTTCTGCAGGAAAGTTACTATCACGGGAACCCAAAGAGCTATCCGTGCGGCTGAGGCTATGATATCTCGAAAGGTATCACCAGTCTCTGAGAGGTGATGAAGCAGGTTTTCATGTGTTCTCGTTGGAGTTCTGAGTGGTCCTACCTTGTCTATGCACATTCCATAACTTTTGTTAGTTATGGACATTCCTTACTGTGGTTAGTCCGTTAAAACTCTGGTGATTGCAGAAGATTTATCAAGGTTTCTTTGGAAGAGAGCACTTTCCTAATGAACAGCGTGGAGAATTATtcttaaatgaaaaatattcaGAGTAGGACATTATAACTGACTCCTTAGACAAAATATAATACTTACATTTTACGGATAACATATAAATGTAATTCATTAAGTTAGAGCTATCATGTCTGAGGTGTATTCTTCGGATACTAGGCTTgagattaaaaattttgaggctCCCTTCTGTTGGTATGGTGTTTCGACATTATCTGTCATGCATTTGTTGGTATTTGTACTTTTTGAGGTTTCAATTTCCAATAGCATCTGGAAGGCTTGAGCTGCTAAATTAGCCCGAACTTTTTTGGGGAATTCTCAATGCTGGAGTTGCTGATGCCCATTGCCAGATTAGTTTCAAGACTGATCTGGGGTCGATTGATTATTGTCTGTTTGATCATTTTTTCATTGCATTACTAGTGCTAAATTAATATTTGTTGTGTTTAGATTTTAGAAGGATTGAGTTAAGTTCAGTCAACGTTCTATGTCGAGAGTTTTTTGGGATTTGGCTAAATTATTTCTTCATTACATTACTAGTGGCTAAATTAATATTGGAACTCTCATATTTGTCTATCTTTTCTTTTGGGGTGGGGGACTGGGATGGTTGTGGAAGGAAGGAATTTGAAGATACTTTAAATTGGATGAGAGAAAAACATTTACCTTTTTAAATTAGCACTTGCCAGAAGATGCTTACTACGCTGATTGCCTACGTCGCATTTTATATTTTGGTGTGCTTATATTTAAGTGCTATAAAAAAGTTTGGTAcagtttcttgaattttccgCATTTTGTTATTTCCACAGTCCCCATCACGgcccctaatttttttttttctgccaaAGATAAAAAGTTTGTGCACTCTCAGACAAGTTTTGAACACTCACACATGCAGCAGGTGAAATTCACTAGATGCCACTTATTAGCTATTAGATTTTCGATTCATTACATTGTTTTCTGGGGACCAAATACCTTGCTGAGATCCGTCTTAAGAAATGATAATAAActttcattttgaaaatttgttttGGCGTCCAATTCTCAATATCATCAACTGTTTCGATGGATCTTGCTTCTTTCAAGATTATTTTGTTCcgtttgaattttctggcttcgGTGAAAGGTGATGCTTTTCATGGTTATATAGCGGTGTTACTTCACTAATGGTCGTATTGCTACTTGCAAATAACtcgctattttttttttcgccAAAATGAATGGGAGGCTTTCAAAATGAAATGCCAAAAAGTTATTCAAATGATAGAGTAATAGTAGTACAGAATGATATCACAAGTATTTTAGAATACCTACATGCAAATAAGACAAGCATGCAACTTATTTTTGCAATTACAGATGTTGATGATGGAATGGTAGTATGAAGGAGATGGTCCTATGCATTTGCAGTAGTTCATGGCTCCTCGCTTCCGTCACCGCCACCATATCCTGATCCATAACCAGACCCATAACCTGAGCCATATCCAGAACCACCACCATgacctccacctccacctccaccgcctccaccaccaccaccacctcctccgcCTCCTCCTCTCCCACCACCACTTCCATATCCTGAACCACTGCCGCTTCCGTAGCCTGAACCACTTCCTCCACTACCTCCGCCTCCTCCTCCACCTCTGCCACCACCTCCTCCACCACCTCCTCCCTTTCCTGTTCCTGAGCCATAGCCTGAGCCGTAACCAGATCCATATCCGTATCCTGAACCATTACCAAACTCTGagcctccaccaccaccaccaccaccacttccacctccacctccacctcccCCTCCCCCGGTTACATGTCCCTCGTCATAATTACCCTGTCCAGAGCCACTCCCCGAACCATAACCAGAACCTGAACCGCGCCCCTTCCCACCACGTCCTCCTCCTCCTGCGCCAATGGCAACCTTCCCAAGTCTAGCAGCAAAAGCAAGATCCACAAGAAGCAAAACCAACAATGCATAAGCTATCAACTTGGGATGGGCCATTTTCAAATTAACTCCCAATATGCAAAACAAGTAGTATAAGGATTGGTTTATATGTGTCTTTCTGTGCTTAATCAAGAACGTCTAAGAACTGAAAACATAACGAGGTTTGGAATGCTTGCCAATGAGGTTAAGGTAAGGGGTCCTTTATATAGGCATTTCGAAGCCAACATTCTTAAGTTTGCATGGCTTTCTAGTAGCTTCTCAATACTACTATTTATGATTGCAAAATGGAACGGTCTATTGTGGTACAGTGATAGTGGCGTTGGTGGCGTGGTGATATGGTTGCCTGTCCTCTGATCCTCTAGCCTTTCATGCAGATTCTCCACAAAGTTGGCTCCCACTTTTGACTTGAGGCTCCTAACGAACTTAGATAAGGGGATCCGTGGGATGCATTATCTGATCTCAACTTTGTCTCAATGTTCACATTTTTTCTAACTCTgtcaaatttttttgttttggtttcaGGTTCACATTTAAGAATAACCAATTCGTTGGATGAAGTTTGTCGGGGAAATCCATCAGAAAATTCGATTGCGtcttgggttgtgtttgagcaTATGTTTGTCGCCGGATAATATGTGAGGGCACCGCCGTGGAACGGACATCTAGAGCAATCTTTTCCCAGCCTTCCAGTTTGCGTAAATCACATACTCTGATGCGAACTTCAGAACTTCAAGTGAAAGCATATTAAGCAAACAAAACCCGACTCGTAAGAATTCACCTCCGTATGGGTTTGGACGATGGATAACAAAATAATCGTCGGATTTAACCGATGGAAAGTGTCTTTAATCGATTGATGATTAGTCGTGCAATCTGTTTTTATACATTTAGCAAAGTAATTGTGTAAAGCCAACAATTTGGTATGAATTAACGCCCACGAGTATAACGTTACAACTAGTGCATAAGCGACCTCTTTATGATTTATGAATTTAAAAGAACATACTAGtgtgtgtatatgtgtgtgtgtgtgtgtgtaaaatCCACTCTACGAGTTTTGATAAAAGATTACCTCATCAATTAGTTCGTTGACTAGGTTAATCAGCGAATTAGTCTGAGTAAGTGTGCTGTTGCAGCAACGGATTATGGTTTAATTAGATTATCTATGCCATTAATTTGATGCGTAAAGCCAACGGATTATAGACCTGTATACTAATTTTCTTGGCTTCGGTTTTAACATTTGGCTTCCCATCTCATTCTCCATTTCTCGACAGAAAAGAGTGGATTTGACTTGATTACTAGTAGAAGACACATAATTAACATTTCCGCGTATGGTATAGTCTCCAGCCTTGCACGCCCTCTTCATTCTTCACTCTTGAACACGTAGTTTTCATCTGGAAATCCTATAAACCGATGACACCAAATACAATCCACTATGGTCACCAACCCATATTCCGCTGTCAATTATCAATATATCTATTATCCCTCGTCAGTGGTGGGGGGATTTTGTCTCCCAGCTTCGTTCGTACGTTATCGTATTTCTTCAATCAAATGACATCTGTAATCTTACCTTCTACCGTGCTTTGGTGGGCATATGCAAACTGCAAAGCAGCTAGCTTGCACTTTGCACTTAATCATTGCTGCGGCAGC containing:
- the LOC113725748 gene encoding protein BTR1-like isoform X2, translated to MSMEGADSGFAASADGSQNQSPSPRKSPPSPTDHEEKTTHIKFLLSNAEAGSVIGKGGSTINDFQTQSGARIQLSRNFEFFPGTSDRIVMVSGLIDDVLKAVDLILSKLLDEFYVEEGGEDPRFKVRLVVPNGCCGGIIGKGGSIIKSLIEDSHAGIKISPLDNSYPGLYDRLVTVNGTLREQMRAIELILLKLAEDLHYVQSVSAPFPYPVVGYNGMNYASNGVGGKFQNARSQNKEERSNSVTIGVADEHIGLVVGRGGRNIFEISQLSGARIKISERGDFMSGTSDRKVTITGTQRAIRAAEAMISRKVSPVSER
- the LOC113725748 gene encoding protein BTR1-like isoform X3; the protein is MSMEGADSGFAASADGSQNQSPSPRKSPPSPTDHEEKTTHIKFLLSNAEAGSVIGKGGSTINDFQTQSGARIQLSRNFEFFPGTSDRIVMVSGLIDDVLKAVDLILSKLLDEFYVEEGGEDPRFKVRLVVPNGCCGGIIGKGGSIIKSLIEDSHAGIKISPLDNSYPGLYDRLVTVNGTLREQMRAIELILLKLAEDLHYVQSVSAPFPYPVGYNGMNYASNGVGGKFQNARSQNKQEERSNSVTIGVADEHIGLVVGRGGRNIFEISQLSGARIKISERGDFMSGTSDRKVTITGTQRAIRAAEAMISRKVSPVSER
- the LOC113725748 gene encoding protein BTR1-like isoform X4, producing MSMEGADSGFAASADGSQNQSPSPRKSPPSPTDHEEKTTHIKFLLSNAEAGSVIGKGGSTINDFQTQSGARIQLSRNFEFFPGTSDRIVMVSGLIDDVLKAVDLILSKLLDEFYVEEGGEDPRFKVRLVVPNGCCGGIIGKGGSIIKSLIEDSHAGIKISPLDNSYPGLYDRLVTVNGTLREQMRAIELILLKLAEDLHYVQSVSAPFPYPVGYNGMNYASNGVGGKFQNARSQNKEERSNSVTIGVADEHIGLVVGRGGRNIFEISQLSGARIKISERGDFMSGTSDRKVTITGTQRAIRAAEAMISRKVSPVSER
- the LOC113725748 gene encoding protein BTR1-like isoform X1, whose product is MSMEGADSGFAASADGSQNQSPSPRKSPPSPTDHEEKTTHIKFLLSNAEAGSVIGKGGSTINDFQTQSGARIQLSRNFEFFPGTSDRIVMVSGLIDDVLKAVDLILSKLLDEFYVEEGGEDPRFKVRLVVPNGCCGGIIGKGGSIIKSLIEDSHAGIKISPLDNSYPGLYDRLVTVNGTLREQMRAIELILLKLAEDLHYVQSVSAPFPYPVVGYNGMNYASNGVGGKFQNARSQNKQEERSNSVTIGVADEHIGLVVGRGGRNIFEISQLSGARIKISERGDFMSGTSDRKVTITGTQRAIRAAEAMISRKVSPVSER